Proteins from a single region of Rana temporaria chromosome 5, aRanTem1.1, whole genome shotgun sequence:
- the LOC120940536 gene encoding putative nuclease HARBI1 gives MEPFGCALFELKLIQRRRRTRQNVVQIEKRVFRSRTFLDQFTETQVIAKFRLSSPMIHSLYDEIHLALETRTRRSNAVPGLVRFLAVLHFLGKASYQHVSGEIVGISQPSFSRCLVEVLQALRQLAPKYIHMGKSREERDQIKRVFFDLAGMPNVIGAIDCTHVPLCPPSEQEHIYRNRKAYHSLNIQVICDSNLIIRDVVTGFPGSCHDAHILRQSGIYDTLDKDLENNGWLLGDAGYPCLPWLLTPINRPSSPAEAAYNVAHTKTRVVIERCFGVLKSRFRCMSLSGGFLQYSPSKVADMFLACSILHNIARHGGLQEELDTTVEDDMPTIPVENDHRGNAARSKLITNYFSG, from the exons ATGGAACCATTTGGATGTGCTCTATTTGAACTGAAACTGATCCAGAGGCGAAGGAGGACACGTCAGAATGTCGTTCAGATAGAGAAACGTGTATTCCGTTCACGTACCTTTTTGGATCAATTTACTGAAACCCAGGTGATAGCCAAATTCAGATTATCCTCTCCCATGATACATTCCCTGTATGATGAAATACACTTGGCCCTAGAAACACGCACGCGGAGAAGTAATGCAGTACCAGGTCTTGTGCGTTTTTTGGCAGTACTTCATTTTTTAGGAAAGGCCTCATACCAACATGTCAGTGGTGAGATTGTTGGCATCTCACAACCCAGTTTTTCCCGCTGCTTGGTGGAGGTCCTGCAAGCACTGCGACAACTTGCTCCAAAATACATACATATGGGCAAGTCACGTGAAGAGCGGGATCAaataaaacgtgttttttttgacCTAGCAGGAATGCCCAATGTCATTGGGgcaatagactgcacccatgtgccaTTATGTCCCCCATCAGAACAGGAGCACATCTACCGAAACCGTAAGGCTTACCATTCCCTCAACATCCAGGTGATCTGTGATTCAAACCTCATAATCCGTGATGTTGTCACCGGCTTTCCAGGATCCTGTCATGATGCCCATATATTGCGCCAATCGGGAATATATGATACTCTGGACAAGGACTTAGAAAATAATGGATGGCTGCTGG GAGATGCTGGTTACCCCTGTCTACCATGGCTCTTAACACCTATCAACAGGCCATCCTCTCCTGCAGAAGCAGCTTACAATGTTGCTCATACCAAAACAAGAGTGGTTATCGAAAGATGCTTTGGTGTCCTAAAGAGCCGTTTCCGTTGCATGTCCTTGTCTGGTGGATTCCTTCAGTATTCCCCCAGTAAGGTAGCTGATATGTTCCTAGCATGCAGCATTCTCCATAACATTGCAAGGCATGGAGGACTACAAGAGGAACTAGACACCACAGTGGAGGATGACATGCCCACAATTCCAGTGGAAAATGATCACAGGGGAAACGCAGCAAGAAGTAAACTGATTACAAACTATTTTTCAG GTTAA
- the LOC120940537 gene encoding uncharacterized protein LOC120940537 yields MQIKTAYDTAQKSTSESQQRHKSTKSTQEDYKQSKTYPKAKHQKQQPEFGKSNFHHQDKSECRVSKASKSHPEPRPPMESSQQSLFSTEVPKKISKPARSDVIMSSNPASPVLLDGDEFSTESESENPAVRPGKKILKDKKRIRNRKFTFHENLVLIENLVPHFHKLLGNRAAATESAWKNTIWKQIADAVTSVGVSPRSADNVRKRYQDIRLLLRRKISDENKSRKATGGGPEKKIVYHQYEELLRPYIDLDSIVGIKAGFDTSRHHENEQHNAAQHTYRQQKLSFMAKLTELLEAHLPSPGEQSHNARNLTSSNHSSFVCESIIENDANDDFTIQDM; encoded by the exons ATGCAGATCAAAACTGCGTATGATACCGCACAAAAATCAACATCAGAATCACAACAAAGACACAAATCAACAAAATCGACGCAAGAAGATTACAAGCAATCCAAAACATACCCAAAAGCTAAGCACCAAAAGCAGCAGCCTGAGTTTGGTAAGAGCAATTTCCACCATCAAGACAAATCTGAATGTAGAGTTAGTAAAGCAAGCAAGTCCCATCCAGAACCTAGACCACCCATGGAATCATCTCAGCAATCACTATTCTCTACTGAAGTGCCAAAAAAGATCTCCAAGCCAGCAAGGTCAGATGTCATCATGTCATCTAATCCTGCCTCGCCTGTGTTACTAGACGGAGATGAATTTTCGACAGAGAGTGAATCTGAGAATCCAGCAGTTCGTCCAGGCAAAAAAATCCTTAAGGATAAAAAGCGAATCCGAAATCGAAAATTCACATTCCATGAAAACCTAGTCTTAATTGAGAAccttgttccacattttcacaagcTCCTTGGAAACAGAGCAGCTGCTACGGAGTCAGCATGGAAAAACACAATCTGGAAGCAAATTGCAGATGCAGTTACGAGTGTGGGTGTCTCTCCACGATCAGCAGATAACGTACGTAAGCGGTACCAGGACATTCGGCTTCTACTAAGGCGCAAGATTTCGGATGAAAACAAGAGCAG AAAAGCAACAGGGGGTGGCCCtgagaagaaaatagtttaccacCAGTATGAAGAGTTACTGCGTCCATACATAGATCTAGATTCCATTGTTGGCATCAAGGCTGGTTTTGATACCTCGAGGCACCATGAAAACG AGCAACATAATGCAGCTCAACACACCTATCGCCAGCAGAAGCTCTCCTTTATGGCCAAACTAACTGAACTCTTAGAAGCACATCTGCCATCTCCTGGTGAGCAATCTCATAATGCTCGGAATCTaaccagcagcaaccacagcagtTTTGTATGTGAAAGTATTATCGAAAATGATGCTAATGATGATTTTACTATTCAGGATATGTAA